Proteins from a single region of Irregularibacter muris:
- a CDS encoding MBL fold metallo-hydrolase, protein MKEIVMLDIKFEYKNEIQTIHPILLIDNNDIILVDCGYPNFLSLLEVEMKAKGINPSSLTKVLITHHDNDHMGALYEIKEKYPHIKIVSSEIESEYISGKRKSLRLLQAEEMLKFMPEAQKPFGIEFCETLKKVKPVNVDITVKDGDYFDWAGGCQVISTPGHMPGHISLFLTETNSIITGDAAVIEDGELVIANPQFTLDLSRAENSLEKIKSMNADNYYCYHGGNLVRTITK, encoded by the coding sequence ATGAAGGAAATAGTAATGTTAGATATTAAGTTTGAATATAAAAATGAAATACAAACCATTCATCCTATTTTATTGATAGATAATAATGACATTATTTTAGTTGATTGTGGATATCCTAATTTTTTATCTTTACTAGAAGTTGAAATGAAGGCAAAGGGTATAAATCCTAGTTCATTGACGAAAGTATTGATTACCCATCATGATAATGATCACATGGGAGCATTATATGAAATTAAAGAAAAGTATCCACATATAAAGATAGTTTCAAGCGAAATAGAAAGTGAGTATATCTCTGGTAAAAGAAAATCACTTAGACTGTTACAAGCAGAGGAAATGTTAAAGTTTATGCCAGAAGCACAGAAACCATTTGGAATTGAATTCTGTGAAACTTTAAAAAAAGTTAAACCTGTCAATGTAGATATTACAGTTAAAGATGGAGATTATTTTGATTGGGCAGGAGGGTGTCAGGTGATATCTACTCCTGGTCATATGCCAGGCCATATTTCTCTGTTTTTAACAGAGACTAATTCTATTATAACAGGTGATGCAGCAGTTATAGAAGATGGTGAATTAGTAATTGCAAATCCACAATTTACACTTGACTTAAGTAGAGCTGAAAATTCACTAGAAAAGATTAAATCTATGAATGCAGATAATTATTATTGCTATCATGGAGGGAATTTAGTCAGAACCATAACTAAATAA
- a CDS encoding VOC family protein, with amino-acid sequence MIQSIVHIALVVKDYDEAIEFYTKKLHFTLIEDTYQPEQDKRWVVVSPPGSSGTTILLARASKSEQFKFIGNQAGGRIFLFLGTDNFWRDYNEMIEKGIEFVREPKEQSYGTVAVFKDLYGNLWDLVQFKENHPIFQRVK; translated from the coding sequence ATGATTCAATCTATTGTACACATTGCTTTAGTGGTAAAAGACTATGATGAAGCCATAGAATTTTATACAAAAAAACTTCATTTTACACTAATTGAAGATACATATCAACCTGAACAAGATAAGCGTTGGGTTGTAGTATCTCCACCTGGTTCATCAGGAACTACAATATTACTTGCAAGGGCTTCAAAATCAGAACAATTTAAATTTATCGGGAATCAGGCGGGAGGACGGATTTTTTTATTTCTTGGAACAGATAACTTTTGGAGGGACTATAACGAAATGATAGAAAAGGGCATAGAATTTGTTAGAGAGCCGAAGGAACAATCATATGGTACAGTTGCAGTATTCAAAGACTTATATGGAAACTTGTGGGACTTAGTGCAATTTAAAGAGAATCATCCAATTTTCCAACGAGTAAAATAA
- a CDS encoding B12-binding domain-containing radical SAM protein — MKKSILMITPENKEINAFRRKQFNNFIQITMPYLAGFIDQSKYKITLVDEYNQKIPDDEKYDLIAMTVNTPNAVHCYDIAQKFRQKGSKVIMGGPHVTLLPNEAIEHCDYIIVGEAEKTWPQFLEDFYKDCAKEQYICKDIPSLKGLPIPRRNLIKKRFLTKGAVIATRGCPYQCSYCNLKQIYCDSFRTRPIDEVIEDIKNIKGKYFVFWDDNFFGDLEYAKKLMSELAKLKKKWAAQVTLERCKDEELLKIAKKSGCIYLFIGLESFSQEGLSSVNKGINSVDKYKEIIKLLHHNGISIQAGIIFGLDTDTKEIFKKTLNACNELGIDGVTVSILTPLPRTPIYEQMKKEERLTSTDWTYYNGKTRVAFKPKHMTEDELYDGYIWFRKQFYSISSILKRLRVSKTNIFYNLIMNLGYKLSISSANKNL; from the coding sequence ATGAAAAAAAGTATTTTAATGATTACACCAGAAAATAAGGAAATTAACGCTTTTAGGAGAAAGCAATTTAATAATTTTATTCAAATTACTATGCCCTATTTAGCCGGTTTTATAGATCAATCAAAATATAAGATAACTTTAGTTGATGAATATAATCAAAAAATACCTGATGATGAAAAATATGATTTAATTGCTATGACAGTGAATACTCCAAATGCGGTGCATTGCTATGATATTGCTCAAAAATTTAGACAAAAAGGTTCAAAAGTTATTATGGGTGGACCCCATGTTACCCTACTGCCTAATGAAGCCATAGAACACTGTGATTATATTATTGTTGGAGAAGCAGAAAAAACATGGCCCCAATTTCTTGAAGATTTCTACAAGGATTGTGCCAAAGAACAATATATATGTAAAGACATACCCTCCTTAAAAGGTTTGCCTATTCCTAGGAGGAATTTGATTAAGAAAAGATTTTTAACAAAAGGGGCAGTCATTGCCACAAGAGGCTGTCCTTATCAATGTAGTTATTGTAATTTAAAACAGATATATTGTGACTCATTCAGAACTCGCCCTATAGATGAAGTGATCGAAGATATAAAAAATATAAAAGGCAAGTATTTTGTTTTTTGGGATGACAATTTTTTTGGAGACTTGGAATATGCAAAAAAATTAATGAGTGAACTTGCAAAGTTAAAAAAGAAATGGGCTGCACAGGTCACATTAGAACGGTGTAAAGATGAAGAACTTTTAAAAATTGCAAAGAAATCTGGATGTATATATCTTTTTATTGGATTAGAATCCTTTTCACAAGAAGGACTTAGCAGTGTCAATAAAGGAATTAATAGTGTAGATAAATACAAAGAAATTATAAAATTATTACACCACAATGGTATATCAATACAAGCAGGGATTATATTCGGATTGGATACTGATACGAAGGAGATATTTAAAAAGACCCTTAACGCATGTAATGAATTAGGGATAGATGGAGTCACAGTCAGTATATTAACTCCATTACCTAGAACTCCAATATATGAACAAATGAAAAAAGAAGAAAGACTCACAAGCACCGATTGGACATATTATAATGGAAAAACGAGAGTAGCTTTTAAGCCTAAACATATGACGGAAGATGAATTATATGATGGATATATTTGGTTTAGAAAACAATTCTATTCAATAAGCTCTATTCTTAAACGGTTACGGGTATCTAAAACAAATATATTCTATAATCTTATCATGAATTTAGGTTATAAGTTATCTATATCAAGTGCGAATAAAAATCTATAG